The following proteins are co-located in the Apium graveolens cultivar Ventura chromosome 5, ASM990537v1, whole genome shotgun sequence genome:
- the LOC141660970 gene encoding uncharacterized protein LOC141660970, which produces MHKPETSGRLLKWTVELSQFDVEYKPRGALKGQALADFILEFPPQSDEDSMALIAVPGVAEPFDDKQNCAPWSRDRTNNPKGHKLRSATHFTFKATNNDAEYEALIIGLKLALEMGVENLNVYSDSMLVTHHIGCGWQARGPRTELYLKYAQRIIKLFNEVRVEHISRDKNIGADALAKLGSQREATLLGVIPLKIRNKPSVPEEFTFEIAALGLT; this is translated from the exons ATGCACAAGCCTGAGACGTCAGGTAGGCTTCTTAAGTGGACAGTTGAGCTCAGTCAATTTGATGTGGAATACAAGCCTCGAGGTGCTTTGAAGGGCCAAGCGTTGGCCGACTTCATACTTGAGTTCCCTCCTCAATCTGATGAAGACTCTATGGCTCTGATAGCAGTCCCAGGGGTGGCGGAACCCTTCGATGATAAGCAAAATTGTGCCCCATG GAGTCGGGATAGAACTAATAACCCCAAAGGGCACAAGCTGCGAAGTGCTACCCATTTTACCTTCAAAgcaaccaacaatgatgctgaaTACGAGGCTCTCATTATAGGCCTCAAACTAGCTCTGGAGATGGGGGTGGAGAATCTTAATGTTTATAGTGACTCAATGTTGGTCACCCACCATATTGGTTGTGGATGGCAAGCTAGGGGACCCCGAACTGAACTCTATCTCAAATATGCACAAAGAATCATCAAACTTTTTAATGAAGTGAGAGTGGAGCACATCTCAAGGGACAAAAATATTGGGGCTGATGCGTTGGCCAAATTGGGCTCTCAACGAGAGGCCACCTTACTTGGAGTCATCCCTCTCAAAATTCGAAACAAACCCAGTGTTCCTGAAGAATTTACTTTTGAGATTGCTGCTTTGGGGCTAACATAG